tcgccagccctggcgtctgtacagcggtcttctattcaaaacaggattcatagaaatgtggaacaaccccactagcactataaaagctctattctccatacataaatacaatcgcttcctgttactgggtcacgagctttgagtatgcgcacgagcGGGACAcacgcgccagggtggtggggggaggggggcatggtacgaccgtttgattgacacattttctgtccaatgattctagatggtcttgaaaatgattggctggagtttttcgagtcctgcccgttccacagatgattaaattgcttaattttcatttcagtgcttctaatttacagccagtaagtgggttaggaataggatttcaagttattttgaaaaaattgtcaaaaaagaaaatcacataccccacctttaagcagCAGAACATTTGACTTCCTGTTGCCAAATTCATGGTGTGAGTAGTCTGAATTAAGTTAAACCTTGGCAAGACTGAGCGCATGCTTGATTGACATCTAACTAGACGGTTTAAACCAGTAGTTCTGGTGACTGCAATAGAGGGGTTGCAACACGTCTGTTTTGATATGGTTGtggacaacagtgaatcatgctaaaggcaaataataaaatgcaactacgTAATCATGCAGAGTTAgaatagcaaaataaaataaaattgctttccatatcttttgttgttgcaGTGCATCCAGTTAAACGCTACAGTATCGTGAAGCAACTTTATCTGTCAACTGGTAGAAGCTACCCAAAATACACAAAAGTACACAAGATAAAGAAATAAGATCAAGACTGCATTAAATATAGGTTTaatcacaaaaagaaaaaacatggttttaagtggattaaacaaaaaatacataatttatatgttagaaatatatttatttaaattgttttcgaTTATTTGGCTTCTTGCACTTATGTATAAATTTAGGAATGTTTATACACAttcttatcatttttatttattttaactgttttttttttttccttcacctggtCTTGTCTGTATGGTTGTATTCAtccattgtttgatcttattgaacatttattttgaaaaaaatccacagttttaccaccatttgtggatgtttcagacagtcccttaccacaccctccacagtattagcccATTTTAGCAGactgtgtggacttttcagatggtcccttaccacaccctccacagtattagcccATTTTAGCAGactgtgtggacttttcagatggtcccttaccacaccctccacagtattagcccATTTTAGCAGactgtgtggacttttcagatggtcccttaccacaccctccacagtattagcccATTTTAGCAGactgtgtggacttttcagatggtcccttaccacaccctccacagtattagcccATTTTAGCAGactgtgtggacttttcagacagtcatTTACCACAGCCTCCACAGTATTAGCCCATTTTAGCAGACTGTGTGgccttttcagacggtcccttaccacaccctccacagtattagcacattttagcacaatgtgtgcaCTTTTCATACAGTCCCTTACCCGCCATAGGCAAATTTTCAAACTAATATCAATTATAAATTGGCGACTGACCACCTTAAATACAGAACGCATCACCTTATCAAGCCTATGCCTTCATCTAACTGTCATTATctttacaaatgttttaaccaTATCGGTTTTAAACACGTTTAGAACATGAACAACCTTGTAAAGAATTACCTGCGCACAAAAGCGGCATAATTGATGAATATTACAGAATTGCATGTTGTTCATGTAAAGGAACAACatgctttttaaattattatttataaaacatgATGATTATACACAGACTTTTTATACAAATTTATTACACAGAGAGTGGAAAAGAAACGTATGAGGCATTCAAAAATACTAATTTGACAGAAAAATCAACAATGCATTCACAGAAATGTCTTGGTAAGAACAGATATTTCTTTGGTCCCCATTTCAGGATGGCTTAGTCAGAGCCATATTCAAGTACCATGGAATTTGCATGATACTCCAAGGTAATTCAAAGGATACCACGATACCAACATGgtatttgtaaaaaacaaaaaacaaaaacaaaaaacagcattgCCATGGCACCGTCCAAATGCCAATGGTACTTCATGTTACTTTTTTTTATGCCAATCGTGTTCCAAATCGAGGCAAAtaaaggacatttaaaaaaaataagacatatataattaattaagacATAAGACATAAAAAGAATCAACTTCGATTATGTCCCGAAGTTGCTATCTCAGATGATCCACCACAACAGTCAGATGTAGTGCACCACATGGCCAGTAGGTGGCAGGCATGACACAGTCAAAAACACTTCATGGAAACTAGCACATTTAACGACTTCATTTGACCGCGAAACACATTAATGCCAACAATTCGAGGGAATGGTGAGGTATTTCTACACACATTAATGTAAACACTTCCCATGTGGTATAGCATTTATTAAGCTATTTATAACATTGTTTCAGTGGGAATAACAGGGATATAGCACCTCAGGAAAAACGTCGGCTCATTTATTTTGAAAGGTTTTTGGTAGCGATTTCGAGGCAGAGGTGTAGAAAACGTTAGAGCAAGActcaacattttaattattacttTATGAGAAAGTAGGGCTTGATAACTTGAGATTTTTGGAGTGAATGAGATATTTGTGGAATGTTGATGGATGGACATTTTTCTCTCTCATCGTCTTTCTTATAAGCTGTTCAGTTCTTGAAGTGTCTGATCCAGCACTTGATGCATGCCAAGGTTTTCTTCTTTAGCACTTGATAGTTGTTCTACAAAATCAAAGAAAGGAAAATAATTAGATGCCATGGTCATTTTAATGATGATTTCAAACACGAAAATGCTGTGTAGTGCCCTTAATTATTAATGGACTCTtgatccaaaaatcacacaacagTGCTGTAAACATCCTAATTAAATGGGTATGTCATTAATAACTTTCAATTACAGTGATGTTTGTGTATAATTAAAAGTAATGCAATAGCAAAAGTAAAGAATCTTTGATTAGTGAGGATTAGTAAAATATTACGTAAACACTGGTAGTAGCTGTAAATCACTCATTATTACTGAAATGTAACCTCACCTTTGTGGAATATCACAAGAGAGAAGAGTAGAAAACTGCCAAAACTAACTCATACAGACCTACACTAGCATTTAATGCTGattcttttcttttattaaatttaaacttTTACTTCCAAACACTTAATTGTGGTCTAGGCTGAGTGTCATTGCATTATCTATAATTACATTGCACCCATTTATATGCTCACCAATACACTTAatactcccaaaaatcagcttatataAGAAATATGACAAATCAAGAAATCCTTATTTtcctgacatttgaaataatcgtgtcattctctgcttttgacgtcaaactgTGAAGATCCATGTACACAACACCTGTTAAGGTatttacatgcaacacaaaatcgCATAATGGGCATTACCCATGTCAATTGGTTTATTCTTACGCCATTTATGAACTTGTACCTATAAAGGAACGCTGTTTCGTGCATTTAAATGACTACACACATTGTCGCCTTGAAAAACATAATTGGTGGACTTCCTTCCGTAAACGCGCTCACTGAATTGAGTATGATATTGCTATTGACCATTATTTGTTATTGATAGGAGCTGGATTCATTGGCTTTTGCACGACAATTGCCAAATCTTAATAATGAAGTATTAACCATGAAAACAGAAGTTAAAAGACTGAAATGGGAAAAtgtgagcatttttttttttattgagactAGCTTAGGCATGGCACATTAAAGTGAATTAGGCAGACACAAAGAAAGTGGCAAGAAATTTGAGATAGCAGAAGGCATCGTAGGACAGAGATGCGTTTACAGGGAGGTCATGTCATTGAGAGCATGGTCCAGCTCCTCAGATATGGCTTTATACTTCAGCTTCTGAGCATAGAGTTCATCTGAAGATCAGCAGGAAAAGCAGGAAAGTGATGAAATGCAGCAgcgaacaaaaacaaatgaaaaaagaaagagacaagAGGAAGTTAATGGATATGGAAAAGCTACTCATGAAAACGTGCTTAGAAGCTCACAGAGATCTTGTTCTACAGTCTAACTGGTTAATTGCCAGTAACAATCTAAGCAAATCATTTGACAAATGAGGACTGTGATGACAGTAAAATTCCCATCTGACTCAGAAGATAGGCTGCCTAGTTACTTTTGCTAGACATACTGACTTTTATAAAGTGAATGCAGAGTTCAGTCTGTAAAGAGCTGACTTGCGCTTGTGTAGGAAACAGACATGCTTTAATACTCTAGGGACAGAAGCAATACTAGGCTTGGTCAATCTGATTCCATATACTCAGTGAATATATCATCTTCCAGTGAAGAGTCCCAGCAGTTGAGCCTGTTGAAACTCTGACAGAATGCTTCTAAAACAATGCAGTGTTGTGAGTTTCTAAAGGTTTTATAGCCGTTATTTAGATAGACATTGGAGGATGACCCATCTGTGACCTGTATGAACTTGTCCAAACAGGATTTTTAAACGTGTCCTACTTCAGCACTTGACATTTCTGAAGACCCACTTGGTCTTACTATGGTACATCGGAGCACTTGACGTTATTTTGTTGAAActtgatttattgatatttttataataaaacctAATAATGCAAGATGAACAGTTAAAGTGTGTGACAATTATGGTTTATCTGAACCCCAAAggtgaaacatgaattaaaattgttgtgtcagatgtgaagggTGAGGAGACTTTATACATGCGTCTGGTGCTTCAACTGAAAAGTCTTCCACATAGGAAGCTCCTGTGTTTCCTTGCTCAAGCATCCTCGGTAAGCTTCCTCTGTCCTCTATTCTCAcagtgcatttagagaattgataCCTCCTTCATTATGGGGGACTTTGATTGGTTTTCAGGTCACAGGCTCGAGGATGGAGGAGCGAGGAATtgaggatgcacaatttaggaaatgagaagcacccaaagactttcttgtgatgctccacactccagctcagtaggtggaATTAAGGCACCATAAGCTGGAATGCCAACtgccaataaacatcacaagaagtaaatactttcttgcctgtgacagCGATATGGATAATGAAAAAAAGTTCAACTAAATTGTACATAAAGTGCTGTCTTGTTGAGTTTACAATGATATCATATTAGCCGGATattaaattgtgcatcctcgtttcTTCACTTCTCTGTCCTTCAGGCTTACAGAGGATGCTTGTGCGAGGAAGCACAGGAGCATCCTATGTGGTTGACTTTTTGGTCGAAGCAATTCTCCCTCTTCACATCTCACACAacagttttaattcatgtttcacctttgcagtttaaataaacaataattttcaCATACTTCAACAGTGCATCCTGAATTATTTGAATTTCTTGTGaacatattaataaataaagtttCAATAACATAATGGCAAGCACGCCGAGGTACTGTAGCTGCACTAAAAAAAGCTCCGAAGTCATGCTTGAGCGAAcaggacatttcattttacaaatacatCTTGCTTCGATGCCTCTTTCCTCATTTCCATTCCTTCCATCCTTTCCTCGTTTCCTTAGAGGGTGGAGCAAGGAAACAAGGAAAGAatgcaaggaaaggaaatgaTCGTGCACAATTGTGGTTTCCACAACAGCATGGCTTATGTAGCCACTCGCCAGCTAATACTTCCTAGCCAACTGATATTATGACTGTGATTTAGTTAGCTATTTGTGTATAACTTTGCTGAACTGCTTGCATTTTTAGCTACATGTACGTGATACGATCGTCCAGATATAGAACatagcaaaatataaaaaaatactctaaagtttatcatcgatatcaaaGATTTATTTTTCCATAAATATCTGTATTGTTTTATCCCCCATACCTAGATTCAAATTAATGTTGTTTTTGAACCGATTTAAAAGAACAAACCATCCGAATCAAATGGTTCAATAAATGAACCAACCTTTCGAACGCTAGCAGTTTCAGTTGAACCTCTATTCAACACTGTGATTGTTTGAAAAGAACTgtgaaaacaacatttaaaaaaacgtcAAACAATTAATGAATCTGTTCGTACCTTCCAGGTCATCAATGGATTTTTCCAGTTTGGCCACTGTTCTTTCTGCAAACTCTGCACGGGTTTCGGCCTGATAAACAGAATAAGGAAGTTAAAGGAGCTGAAACAAGAAATTGGGCTGCTTGACTTtggattatttatttgatttctttACCTCCTTAAGCTTGTCACTAAGAACCTTGATTTCCTCTTCATACTTGTCCTCTTTTTCTGAGTACTGTAACatacatatacaatattacaacCATATTTCAACAGTCCACCAACATCATATAATCATGCTTTGATACAAAAGAAGTGGGATTCTGAAGTCACGAGTTTCATTGCAAGAGGGTTTATCTTCTTAAGGGAGTCGCACACTGGACAAGAAGCACCACTCCGCATCACAGGTAAGACAAAGCTCAGGTATCACAAATAGAATGCATTGTTATGCATATGCAAGCTAAAGTTCAGTCAACTTGTGATGACATTCAAGATAGGTGAGTGTTAACTTTACATTCTCTACTCTGTTTACATAATATTTTACTCTCTATTCTTTGGACtgaataatacatttgtattgtGCATTGACCAATTATATTATTAAGTTGataaattttgtaatattttacaaGTCTGTTTTTTTATGGGTAGCTATTAGGGGTGTAACAATTCATCGATCTGGATCGATCTAAGAACCAACGATCCAATGTTTTTGTGTAATTACATTAATTCCACTTTATGAGTGCGCAGGGTCTGTGTAGCCAAATTGCACTCTGCTAACCGTGTAGCATGCGCACGCATCAACCAGGCTTCCTGCGAAATGTGAGCTCAAGACCGGTGACAGGATCAGTGCGAGCACGTCAACCGACCACTCCTTAAAATGTGAGCTCTCATGGCAAACGCAGAGTGGCTAACATGCTCTATTAATTCGGGCTTCCATCGATATTGTTGCGCATTTGAACAATTTaaattttacatgagaatttgctatttaaaaATATCATGGAGCAGTTTAACCATCATTTGAAACGTCTTGACAACAtcaacattctgaacagcactaatgagggaaagagaaatcaactgctcagctccagcatcagttataagactttacacatctacacatAAGCACACTTACTTACttttatcccagttaactgtaacagaatttttcattaaactgtgaaagttgtagccaagaaaaccgcAGATAGTTGGAAACAAATCATGGGTATGTAAGTACTTTAaattggattaaactgaaaaataagttataatcaaacgattgatgatcacttgtgtgtgagatgttattttttatgttattataatttttttatgatatcccaatgtggatactaaattttaactttttagagagctcaataaaatattcaaattatattttggttgcattatgagggcaaaatatttttaattgattgtgtaaaataggcacatagtATCAGAATATCGATCGCAGGGCCCTGAATCTAATCAAATCGTATCGCGGCAGACTTTGAAGTACTGGCAAATGTCGGATCGCAGGCCAATCGTATCGTGATGAAACCAATTTAAACACCTAGTAGCTATGTGGCAGTTGGATTACAAGTAACATAATAACAAGCTATTTAGTTAGCTAATGTTAATCTAGTGTGACTCAGAATGTTAACCAAACAGGCTATGCAATATGTTTCTGTCTACTTGAAAGTTTTTTGggggtcaaatttaatggaaaactatgtgagTGGCACATTACAATTTTATGTCTGCCTATATTAGGTGCTATCAATGGACATCAAATGGTAGCGGTGGCGATGCTCATAGACAACAATGGTTTAAAATTTCAGGATGTTGTATGTCATCTGCCTAGCGTCTTCCGTGTGCAGCTCCCTTTAGTGGACTCAGACCTGTTGTGTTTTGAGAACTTCAACTGTAATGGCTTTGGTTACAGTTTCAAAGCATTAATCAGGCTCTTAAGTTAAGCAATGCTTATTACAGAGGTCTGAAATTTTGACTTTGTAAATGTAATCAGATGGAAGGTGTTTACTTACTTTCTCTGCCTGAGCCTCTAGGGATTTAAGGTTGTTTGTAACATTTTTCAGCTCCTCCTCCAAATCACTAGCTTTGCTGCAAGCATTCAAacagaaaaattatgttttcaacCAGCCAACTGTAAACATCCATACTTAAGCATATTAAATTGCTTTGAAGTCCACAAAGTGTAAGAATAGGCAGACAGTACCATTCGGCAACTTCTGCTCTCTCCTCGGCTCGTTCCAGCTCACCCTCAAGAATCACCAGTTTACGGGCCACCTTTAAACAAGACAGAGTTAAGATAACGTGTTTAAAACTTCAAACATCTGGAAGCAGTGTTACTCCAGTTGCTTGTAACTAACCTCCTCATATTTGCGGTCAGCCTCCTCAGCAATGTGCTTGGCCTCCTTCAGCTGCATCTCCTGGATCTCCATCTTCTCCTCATCCTTCATGGCACGATTCTCAATTACCTTCATACCTCTGGAGACAAAATGGTGGAATCAATGGTCAGTAATGCCATTATTAAGGAACACTGTTGGTGGCTTCTTCAGATAGTTAAGACAGATAAACAATTTTGCAATGTTAAGGGCTTTATTTCATAACCAAACAACAGCTTCTGAGGACACAAATAAAACCCTTGGATGTCACTTGGCAGAACTGTTAAATGTGAACCATAACCACTCAAACAGTATTAAGAGGAACTACATTTTCTCTTAAAATGATCTTTCAATCACCATGTGTTTTTTATACATTATGCTTGTAGATTGTTCTCCAAAGAGATAAAGGCATTCTTGAAGCTGAAGGTAGGGTATATTTAGTTCTACCAAATACCGTTAAATCTCGTGCTCTGTCAGGCattctagcctttcaaagtatactcttgtCCACGACACCATATGTGTGCATTCGTCGCACACACAATATGATTTCTTTGTGATACACTTTTGTAGTCAACTCCAGGGGCAGAGACGGGTAAAGTTATGCAAGACTAGAAAAACTGTGCTGCACAAATACGATCCGCACAGACTGTGTTGATGACTAAATTTAGCAGCACTTGGAAAACCGAAATATACTTAAGCATGACATCAATTACAGCCCTTGGTTAAGATGGCAAATGTCCATTAAAAGCATGGGACATATTGGCTGGcttgttatattagttatattttcaaaaaattggGATTACTGTCAGGATCACAAGTTTTAATTCATGAGAAAAGAAATAGTGGATTTTTCTGACATAAAGTGATGTAGACAGCTGATTGTTTAGAGAGATGTTTAGATGCATGTTCTTTTCGGGTTCTCTCATGACTCACattaattgaaaatgtgttttaagttcTTAGGAAAGAAAGTTAAATTAGGAATGTATTTGATTTTGATCAATTGTTGAGAACAGTTCAAATGTATCGGTGAGGGAGACATTCTGGCAAATGGAATATGTTCAACACTTCTAGTAATTAGAAACCAGTAATTGAAAAGACATCAAAAGTTTAAGTCTGTtttgatctattctttaaaactagattttgttttctttttggaatcaaaacttttttcccctttaaaatcctcaaacagaaacatagaaatCAACCATAAACTGTTAGCTGGTGATGTTTgtctttggatcatgagcaagcAGAGGAAAGACCCTCTCCAGCATTTAATTATGTCAATAATAATGATGAAGATGATCACGTGTGATCTACCTATAGAATAGAGTCTGAAGATAATGAGTAGTGCAAATTACAATTGCCTATGCACACTAACTGCAATACATGGTAGAATTACACTGtaaagtgtttttgaatctgaggtataTCAGATTTAGTTTAAGTTTAACCAAGACACaattcagtgcatctgttctgATTATATTTGCTTAATGAGAAATTTTCTTTTTCTGTAGCAAACAGAAAACTCACCTGATTTCTTTCAAAATACTTATAGTTGTTCTACATTAACAgctcattttctgttttcttggtAGGATTCAGTGTACGTGTTTCTTTTAGATATAATAACAGCGGAACGGTACTCATAATATAACTCAAACATCTTCTTTTTGCGTTCAAGGCATAATTTAAAGTTTTAGAGATCATATTGATTTTATCTtgactttatttacatatgtgcCCTTGTGGTAATCCAAAGGTAATGAAGAGTAATATTATTACATTACTTTCATATTGCTGTTATTGGATTATGTcactgattacatttattgtcaAGTAATCTGTAATGGATTACATTAAAAACTAACCCTCCCAACCTGCATATTGGAATCAGGATTGCAAACATATTTAAACCCAAAGCCATTCATTGCGCCCGCCATGTTTATGAATCAAAGCTCAGTAGAAGACTTCCATTGACCTCTCGCTCTCATCTGCTGCCTTCTCTGCTTCTTCCAGTTTCTGTAGTGCAGTACCCAGCCTCTCCTGAGCCCGGTCCAGTTCCTCCTCCACCAGCTGAATCCTGCGGTTCAGAGCCGCCACATCACCTTCAGCCTGATGACAAGGAAAGGTCAAAGGTTAATATGGCAGGCAGGGATTTACAGCTCCCTGTGTATTAAGAGCCAAAACACAAGTGTACATTATGTAATATGTGAGGGATTATATACACTCAGCTGGCCATTATCACGAAATACGCCAATGCGAAGAGTAGGGGTCTTTTATTacacatgaaactagcacagctgcTTAGGAAATCAACTGACAGAGATAACAGGTAGAGTTTAACagtcaaaatacaaaaatatttgactatAGAATGGCATGTTTCAccagtcagaatcaagtattctagaGAGCTGTGTGATAGTGTTTTATACCCTTTGGGTTATAAAAATGGTGTCCTGGAATTTTTCCAGGTTTGTTAGGACTCATTCACTGGAATATAACGCAAAATGTACACATcaacaacacaagatctttaaaAAGTGATCAGATGATGCAACATACAtatcaaaatggaaaaaaatgaactccTGTTGCACAAAGCACAAcagcaaatgaaaaaagaaacaaatttaaaCCCTTTTTTATGACCACCACCCATTGTGATTCAAACAACGATTGGCCTCAGAATGAACACAATGGTACCTCTGTGACATTTTTCTGTTTAAAGAGACCTCACAGCCAAACTGCCCATTTAATGA
This region of Xyrauchen texanus isolate HMW12.3.18 chromosome 48, RBS_HiC_50CHRs, whole genome shotgun sequence genomic DNA includes:
- the LOC127639575 gene encoding tropomyosin alpha-3 chain-like isoform X2 — translated: MEAIKKKMQMLKLDKENAIDRAEQAETEQKAAEEKCKQLEDELVGLQKKLKQTEDELDKYSEALKDAQEKLELSETKAADAEGDVAALNRRIQLVEEELDRAQERLGTALQKLEEAEKAADESERGMKVIENRAMKDEEKMEIQEMQLKEAKHIAEEADRKYEEVARKLVILEGELERAEERAEVAECKASDLEEELKNVTNNLKSLEAQAEKYSEKEDKYEEEIKVLSDKLKEAETRAEFAERTVAKLEKSIDDLEEQLSSAKEENLGMHQVLDQTLQELNSL
- the LOC127639575 gene encoding tropomyosin alpha-3 chain-like isoform X1 — protein: MEAIKKKMQMLKLDKENAIDRAEQAETEQKAAEEKCKQLEDELVGLQKKLKQTEDELDKYSEALKDAQEKLELSETKAADAEGDVAALNRRIQLVEEELDRAQERLGTALQKLEEAEKAADESERGMKVIENRAMKDEEKMEIQEMQLKEAKHIAEEADRKYEEVARKLVILEGELERAEERAEVAECKASDLEEELKNVTNNLKSLEAQAEKYSEKEDKYEEEIKVLSDKLKEAETRAEFAERTVAKLEKSIDDLEDELYAQKLKYKAISEELDHALNDMTSL